Proteins from a genomic interval of Hydrogenophaga sp. PAMC20947:
- the rsmI gene encoding 16S rRNA (cytidine(1402)-2'-O)-methyltransferase — MSVSPPSLLIAARESAAHQHYPQGTLYMVATPIGNLADISLRALHVLSLVDTVACEDTRHTAGLLQGYGLHKPLLAVHEHNEAEASQTVVQRLQAGQRVAYVSDAGTPGVSDPGARLAQAVAAAGLRSVPLPGPSSITALLSVSGHAGWDGQFVFRGFLSPKAGERQRDVQHLAQDPRAVVLLEAPHRIEALAKDLAILGERTLTVGRELTKQFEEVAQMPAMAFGAWLRDGAHRTRGEFALMLHPLDTGGTDASGPDQESLRTLDLLLAELPVKTAVRLCAEITGQPRNALYQAALARKAESQAQTRDAGEDTAED; from the coding sequence TTGTCTGTCAGCCCTCCGTCCCTTTTGATCGCCGCACGCGAAAGCGCCGCGCACCAGCATTATCCGCAGGGCACGCTGTACATGGTGGCCACGCCCATCGGCAACCTGGCCGACATCAGCCTGCGTGCGCTGCATGTGCTCTCGCTGGTGGACACGGTGGCTTGCGAAGACACGCGCCACACCGCGGGCCTGCTGCAGGGCTACGGCTTGCACAAGCCGCTCCTGGCGGTACACGAACACAATGAAGCCGAGGCCTCGCAGACCGTGGTGCAGCGGTTGCAAGCCGGGCAGCGGGTGGCTTATGTGAGCGATGCGGGCACCCCGGGCGTGAGCGATCCGGGCGCCCGTCTGGCCCAGGCTGTGGCGGCAGCAGGCCTGAGGAGCGTGCCACTGCCGGGTCCAAGCAGCATCACGGCGCTGCTCAGCGTGTCCGGCCATGCAGGCTGGGACGGTCAGTTTGTATTTCGCGGCTTTCTGTCGCCCAAGGCGGGCGAACGCCAGCGGGATGTGCAACACCTCGCACAAGATCCCCGAGCGGTGGTCCTGCTGGAAGCGCCCCACCGCATCGAGGCATTGGCCAAAGACCTGGCCATTCTGGGAGAGCGCACCCTCACTGTCGGCCGCGAGCTCACCAAACAGTTTGAAGAAGTGGCCCAAATGCCCGCGATGGCCTTTGGTGCATGGCTGCGCGATGGCGCCCACCGCACCCGGGGTGAATTTGCGCTGATGCTGCACCCGCTCGACACCGGAGGCACCGACGCCTCGGGCCCCGATCAGGAGAGTTTGCGCACCCTGGATCTGCTGTTGGCGGAGTTGCCGGTGAAAACCGCGGTGCGCCTGTGCGCCGAGATCACCGGCCAACCTCGAAACGCCTTGTACCAGGCGGCATTGGCCCGAAAGGCCGAAAGTCAGGCCCAAACACGGGACGCGGGCGAGGACACCGCCGAAGACTGA
- a CDS encoding BON domain-containing protein produces the protein MTSIDRFARWTRLVLGTAALGAVLSACAPLMVGGALTGAMVATDRRTSGAQLDDQGIELRAANRLGDTFGGRARINVTSYNRRVLLTGEVANERDRQLAADTVKAIDNVNMVYNELGITNSPTFTEKAADTLLTGRVKAGLVDTKKLSANSFKVVSERATVYLMGRVTQREADQATDVARTTKGAQRVVRVFEILSEEELARMAIK, from the coding sequence ATGACCTCAATTGACCGATTCGCACGATGGACCCGCCTGGTGCTGGGCACGGCCGCACTGGGCGCTGTCTTGTCCGCTTGTGCCCCGCTGATGGTGGGTGGCGCCCTCACCGGTGCCATGGTGGCCACCGATCGACGCACCTCTGGCGCCCAGCTCGATGACCAGGGCATCGAACTGCGCGCAGCCAATCGCCTGGGCGATACGTTTGGTGGCCGTGCCCGCATCAACGTGACCAGCTACAACCGGCGCGTGTTGCTCACCGGTGAAGTGGCCAATGAGCGTGACCGCCAATTGGCCGCCGACACGGTCAAGGCGATCGACAACGTGAATATGGTTTACAACGAACTGGGGATTACCAACAGCCCGACTTTCACGGAAAAAGCCGCCGACACGTTGCTCACTGGTCGCGTCAAAGCCGGCCTGGTCGACACCAAGAAGCTGTCTGCCAACTCGTTCAAAGTGGTCAGCGAACGTGCGACCGTGTACCTCATGGGCCGTGTGACACAACGGGAGGCCGATCAGGCTACCGACGTGGCACGCACCACCAAGGGCGCCCAGCGCGTGGTGCGTGTGTTTGAGATCCTGAGTGAAGAAGAGCTGGCCCGCATGGCCATCAAATAA
- a CDS encoding SIS domain-containing protein, which produces MLLQRIQQQFIDSADLKYQCAQSLAPEVEAATQAVLASVTGGGKVLSCGNGPSASAAQLFTASFIGRYERERPELAALCLCSDAVVLTAITSDFDGRAVYARQVRALGHAGDVLLVLSANGNSANVLAAVEAAHERDMTVVALTGARGGRLAQQLRDTDVHICVPSDQTPRILEVHHLVLHCICDGVDAQLLGLPDSLNSEQENPA; this is translated from the coding sequence ATGCTTCTGCAACGTATTCAGCAACAGTTTATTGACAGCGCCGACCTGAAATACCAGTGCGCCCAGAGTCTTGCCCCGGAAGTCGAGGCCGCGACGCAAGCGGTGTTGGCCAGTGTGACGGGGGGCGGCAAGGTTTTGTCTTGCGGCAATGGGCCCTCGGCTTCGGCGGCGCAGCTTTTCACGGCCAGTTTTATCGGGCGCTATGAGCGCGAACGTCCCGAGCTGGCGGCTTTGTGTCTGTGTTCCGACGCCGTCGTGCTCACGGCCATCACCAGCGACTTTGATGGGCGAGCCGTTTATGCACGGCAGGTCCGTGCCCTGGGGCATGCGGGTGATGTGCTGCTGGTGTTGTCGGCCAACGGCAATTCGGCCAATGTGCTGGCCGCGGTCGAGGCAGCGCATGAACGCGACATGACGGTGGTGGCCCTGACCGGTGCCCGCGGTGGCCGCCTGGCGCAGCAGTTGCGTGATACCGATGTGCACATCTGTGTGCCCAGCGATCAGACGCCACGTATTTTGGAAGTGCACCACCTGGTGTTGCACTGCATTTGTGACGGTGTAGATGCCCAGTTGCTGGGCCTGCCCGATTCTTTGAACAGTGAACAGGAGAACCCCGCATGA
- a CDS encoding YggS family pyridoxal phosphate-dependent enzyme, producing the protein MTTIEDNLQAQRQRVALACQTAGRDVTAVTLLAVSKTFGADAVAEAVAVGQRAFGENYIQEGVDKILALRASHPGVALEWHCIGPIQSNKTRLVAEHFDWVQSVDRLKIAQRLNEQRPEGLPPLQVCLQVNVDGGSNKSGVTPAELPALAAAVAELPRLTLRGLMCIPEPEPGFEAQRALFMRCKAVFDDLQRQMGSGVDTLSMGMSDDLDAAVAAGATMVRVGRGVFGTRPPKG; encoded by the coding sequence ATGACGACGATTGAAGACAATCTCCAAGCCCAGCGTCAGAGGGTGGCGCTTGCGTGCCAAACGGCGGGACGCGATGTGACGGCTGTCACCCTGCTGGCGGTCTCCAAGACTTTCGGCGCCGACGCCGTGGCCGAAGCGGTGGCGGTGGGGCAGCGTGCGTTTGGCGAAAACTACATCCAGGAAGGGGTGGACAAGATATTGGCCCTGCGCGCCAGCCACCCCGGGGTCGCGCTGGAGTGGCACTGCATCGGGCCTATCCAGAGCAACAAGACGCGTCTGGTGGCCGAACACTTTGACTGGGTGCAGTCCGTGGATCGCTTGAAAATTGCCCAGCGCCTGAACGAGCAACGGCCGGAAGGTTTGCCACCCCTGCAGGTGTGCTTGCAGGTCAATGTGGACGGGGGCAGCAACAAGTCTGGCGTGACGCCGGCCGAACTGCCCGCGCTGGCCGCGGCGGTGGCCGAGTTGCCCCGCCTGACGTTGCGCGGCCTGATGTGTATCCCCGAGCCTGAGCCGGGCTTTGAGGCTCAGCGGGCCTTGTTCATGCGCTGCAAGGCGGTCTTTGACGATTTGCAACGGCAAATGGGCAGCGGCGTGGACACGCTGTCCATGGGGATGAGCGATGACCTGGACGCCGCTGTGGCGGCCGGTGCGACGATGGTGCGTGTGGGCCGGGGAGTTTTCGGCACACGACCGCCCAAGGGCTGA
- a CDS encoding PilT/PilU family type 4a pilus ATPase, whose product MERDQASKFINDLLKLMVSRGGSDLFLTAEFPPAIKVDGKVVKVSPQPLNAVHTLSLARAIMNDKQAAEFERTKECNFAISPPTVGRFRVSAFIQQGKVGMVLRTIPATLPTIDKLGLPQVLKDVSLSKRGLCILVGATGSGKSTSLAAMVDWRNEHTFGHIITIEDPVEFVHPHKNCVVTQREVGLDTDNWEAALHNTLRQAPDVILMGEIRTRETMEHAIQFSETGHLCLATLHANSANQALDRIINFFPEERRPQLLMDLSLNLRALVSQRLVPRQDNKGRFAAVEIMLNSPLISDLIFKGEVAEIKEIMKKSTQMGMQTFDQALFHAFEANLITLEDALRNADSLNDLRLQIKLNSQRAKTQDLAAGTEHLTIV is encoded by the coding sequence ATGGAACGCGATCAGGCATCAAAATTCATCAATGATCTGCTCAAGCTGATGGTCAGCAGGGGTGGCAGTGATCTGTTCCTGACCGCGGAATTCCCGCCCGCCATCAAGGTCGACGGCAAGGTGGTGAAGGTGTCTCCCCAGCCCCTCAACGCGGTGCACACCCTGTCGCTGGCGCGCGCCATCATGAACGACAAGCAGGCGGCGGAATTCGAGCGCACCAAGGAGTGCAACTTCGCCATTTCGCCACCCACCGTGGGTCGCTTCCGGGTCAGCGCCTTCATCCAGCAAGGCAAGGTCGGCATGGTGTTGCGGACCATTCCCGCCACGCTGCCCACCATCGACAAACTGGGGCTGCCCCAGGTATTGAAAGACGTGTCGCTGAGCAAGCGCGGTCTGTGCATTCTGGTGGGCGCCACAGGCTCAGGCAAGTCCACGTCGCTGGCGGCCATGGTCGACTGGCGCAACGAACACACCTTCGGCCATATCATCACCATCGAAGACCCGGTCGAATTTGTGCATCCCCACAAAAACTGCGTGGTGACCCAGCGCGAAGTGGGACTGGACACCGACAACTGGGAAGCGGCTCTGCACAACACGCTGCGCCAGGCACCCGACGTGATCTTGATGGGCGAGATCCGCACCCGGGAAACCATGGAACATGCGATCCAGTTCTCGGAAACCGGTCACCTCTGCCTGGCCACCCTGCACGCCAACAGCGCCAACCAGGCGCTGGACCGCATCATCAACTTCTTCCCCGAAGAGCGCCGCCCGCAACTGCTGATGGACCTGTCGCTCAACTTGCGCGCGCTGGTTTCCCAGCGGCTGGTGCCGCGCCAGGACAACAAAGGGCGTTTCGCAGCGGTGGAGATCATGTTGAACTCTCCCCTGATTTCCGACCTGATCTTCAAAGGCGAAGTGGCCGAGATCAAGGAGATCATGAAGAAGAGCACCCAGATGGGCATGCAGACCTTCGACCAGGCCTTGTTCCACGCGTTTGAAGCCAATCTCATCACGCTGGAAGACGCTCTGCGCAACGCCGATTCGCTCAACGACCTGCGCCTGCAGATCAAGCTCAACAGCCAGCGTGCCAAAACACAGGATCTGGCGGCGGGCACCGAGCACCTGACTATCGTCTGA
- a CDS encoding NAD(P)-dependent oxidoreductase gives MNTIAERSYESVPSRRVAFLGLGVMGLPMAGHLAKAGHSVTVYNRSPAKAEAWCKEFGGQHKNTPREAAMGADMVFACVGNDDDLRAITLGADGAFAGMQPGNVFVDHTTASANVARELYGAAKTLGLAFIDAPVSGGQAGAQNGALTVMCGGDATAFEQVKPVGMAFSKAFTLMGESGAGQLTKMVNQICIAGLVQGLSEAIAFGQKSGLDMEQALAVIGKGAAQSWQLDNRGKTMASDHFEFGFAVDWMRKDLGLVLEEAKRNGARLPVTALVDQFYADVQAMGGQRWDTSSLIKRLR, from the coding sequence ATGAACACCATCGCTGAACGCTCCTACGAATCCGTCCCATCCCGTCGTGTGGCCTTTCTGGGCCTGGGTGTCATGGGCTTGCCCATGGCCGGGCATCTGGCCAAAGCCGGTCATTCGGTGACGGTATACAACCGCTCACCCGCCAAGGCCGAGGCCTGGTGCAAGGAATTTGGCGGCCAGCACAAAAACACCCCGCGCGAAGCGGCCATGGGCGCCGACATGGTCTTTGCCTGTGTGGGCAACGACGACGACTTGCGCGCGATCACGCTGGGCGCCGATGGCGCGTTTGCCGGCATGCAACCGGGCAATGTCTTTGTCGACCACACCACCGCATCGGCCAACGTCGCACGCGAACTCTACGGGGCGGCGAAAACGTTGGGGCTGGCATTCATCGATGCACCGGTTTCTGGCGGTCAGGCCGGCGCTCAAAACGGCGCGCTCACCGTCATGTGCGGCGGCGATGCGACCGCCTTCGAGCAAGTCAAGCCTGTGGGCATGGCCTTTTCCAAAGCATTCACCCTCATGGGCGAAAGCGGCGCAGGCCAGCTCACCAAGATGGTCAACCAGATCTGCATCGCCGGCCTGGTCCAAGGCCTGTCCGAAGCCATCGCTTTCGGACAAAAATCCGGTCTGGACATGGAGCAGGCGCTCGCGGTGATCGGCAAAGGCGCGGCGCAAAGCTGGCAGCTCGACAACCGGGGCAAGACCATGGCATCCGATCACTTCGAATTCGGTTTCGCGGTCGACTGGATGCGCAAGGATCTGGGCCTGGTGCTCGAAGAGGCCAAGCGCAATGGCGCGCGCCTGCCTGTGACCGCCCTGGTCGATCAGTTTTATGCCGATGTGCAGGCCATGGGTGGCCAGCGCTGGGACACCTCCAGCCTGATCAAGCGCTTGCGCTGA
- a CDS encoding type IV pilus twitching motility protein PilT codes for MDITQLLAFSVKNKASDLHLSAGLPPMIRVHGDVRRINVEPLDHKGVHSMVYDIMNDSQRKQYEEFLECDFSFEIEGLSRFRVNAFNHNRGAGAVFRTIPSKILSLEQLNAPKIFGDLALRPRGMVLVTGPTGSGKSTTLAAMVNHLNETEYGHILTVEDPVEFVHESKKCLINQREVGPHTLSFANALRSALREDPDAILVGEMRDLETIRLAMTAAETGHLVFGTLHTSSAAKTIDRIIDVFPAEEKDMVRAMLSESLVAVISQTLCKVKDGSGRVAAHEIMIGTSAIRNLIREAKVAQMYSAIQTGNSVGMQTLDQNLSELVRRNLISPAEARSKAKIPDNFPG; via the coding sequence ATGGACATCACGCAACTGCTCGCCTTCAGCGTCAAGAACAAAGCATCGGATTTGCACCTCTCGGCAGGCCTGCCGCCCATGATACGGGTGCACGGAGACGTGCGCCGGATCAACGTCGAACCGCTGGACCACAAAGGTGTCCACAGCATGGTGTACGACATCATGAACGACAGTCAGCGCAAGCAATACGAAGAGTTCCTGGAGTGCGATTTCTCGTTTGAAATCGAAGGTCTGTCGCGTTTTCGCGTCAATGCGTTCAACCACAACCGCGGCGCCGGCGCGGTGTTTCGAACCATTCCGAGCAAAATCCTGTCACTGGAGCAGCTCAACGCCCCCAAGATTTTCGGCGACCTCGCGCTGCGTCCACGCGGCATGGTGCTGGTCACGGGCCCGACCGGCTCGGGCAAATCGACCACGCTGGCCGCCATGGTCAACCACCTGAACGAGACCGAGTACGGCCACATTCTGACCGTGGAAGACCCGGTCGAATTCGTGCACGAGTCCAAGAAGTGCCTGATCAACCAACGCGAAGTCGGTCCACACACCCTGTCCTTTGCCAACGCCCTGCGCTCGGCCCTGCGGGAAGATCCCGACGCCATTCTGGTGGGTGAGATGCGCGATCTGGAAACCATTCGACTGGCCATGACGGCCGCGGAAACCGGTCACCTCGTGTTCGGCACGCTGCACACCTCCAGCGCTGCCAAAACCATTGACCGCATCATTGACGTGTTCCCGGCAGAAGAAAAAGACATGGTGCGCGCCATGTTGTCGGAATCGCTGGTAGCGGTGATCTCACAAACCCTGTGCAAGGTGAAAGATGGCAGCGGCCGGGTCGCAGCGCACGAAATCATGATCGGCACCAGCGCCATCCGAAACCTCATCCGTGAGGCCAAGGTCGCGCAGATGTACTCGGCTATCCAGACCGGCAACAGTGTGGGCATGCAGACACTGGACCAGAATCTCTCGGAGCTCGTCAGACGCAACCTGATCAGCCCGGCCGAGGCCCGCAGCAAGGCCAAGATTCCGGACAACTTCCCTGGGTAG
- a CDS encoding YraN family protein, which translates to MGFFRNGSLFNKAPAPAASPALASQARPSDAAKATTKRRGDAAEALALAHLQRQGLRLVQRNFKTPGRGGGEVDLIMRETDGTLVFIEVRQRAGASRGGAGGSITVIKQQRIILAARHFLLTLGSEPPCRFDVVLVEGRLAPDGSAPGARLEWIRAAFDASATF; encoded by the coding sequence ATGGGTTTTTTCCGAAACGGTTCGTTGTTCAACAAGGCACCTGCGCCTGCGGCTTCCCCGGCATTGGCGTCGCAAGCCCGTCCATCTGACGCTGCCAAAGCGACGACCAAACGGCGAGGCGACGCTGCCGAGGCGTTGGCACTGGCCCATCTGCAACGCCAAGGCCTGCGCCTGGTTCAGCGCAACTTCAAGACGCCGGGGCGGGGCGGTGGCGAGGTCGATTTGATTATGCGCGAGACCGACGGCACGTTGGTCTTTATCGAGGTGCGCCAGCGCGCAGGGGCCTCCCGCGGTGGCGCTGGGGGCAGCATCACGGTGATCAAGCAGCAACGCATCATTTTGGCCGCGCGGCACTTTTTGCTGACACTGGGATCAGAACCGCCATGCCGCTTTGATGTGGTGCTGGTGGAGGGGCGGCTGGCACCCGACGGGTCAGCGCCCGGGGCCCGTCTGGAATGGATCCGCGCCGCTTTTGATGCATCAGCCACTTTTTGA